Within the Deltaproteobacteria bacterium genome, the region AGCTCGACCTCCACCCGGAGCTTCTCCTGGAGGAAGCGGCCCCGCCAGCCGAGCTCGGCGATGTCGACCTTGGTGTTGACCAGCTCCTCGCCGCCGAGGCCGGTCGCGAAGATGTGCTGGATGCGCCGGAAGAGATCCTGGTCCTGCAGGGTGCCGGGCTCGAGGAGGAGGTGGCCCTTCTGCTCGAAGAAGGAGGGCTGCCGGTAGGCGCGCGCCACCGAGGCCCGCACCGTGTGGTGCTCCATCGGCCGGTAGACGGCGGTCAGGCGGGGAGAGAAGCCGGGCTCGGGGACCAGGGTGTTGTAGCCCGCCCGGACCCCGGCGTTCAGCTCGAGCGACGAGGCGACCCGCCACTCGAGCTGGGTGAAGCCCTCGACGCGGCCCTCGAAGAGCACGCTCGGCTCGCAGGCGGCCGGATCGAAGGCCGTCGGGGCGCTCTCGGGGCAGGTGACGAACGATCCCTCGCCGTGGTGGACGAGCCGGGTCGAGAGCCCGGTGAGGAGGCGCAGGTCGTCCGAGAGCTTCCAGATGCGCTCGGCGTCGGCCACGTAGGCCCGGGTGGGGTGGAAGACGGGCTGGGGGAGCTGCGCCATCACCATCGACGGGTCGTTCGGCATGCGCAGGTTCAGGTCGAGGGTCAGCTCGGTGTCGAGGAGATCGAAGAAGAAGCGCAGCCGCCAGTCGTGGACGATGGCGTCGGCCCGCACGTAGAGGTGCTCGTAGTAGCCGTCCCCGTTCCCGGCGAAGGTCACGATGTCGCCGCGCTCGGCGCCGCCGCCGACCTCGAGGGTCGCCTCGACCTCGTCGCCCTCGTAGCGCAGCCAGTTCCGGCTCCGGAAGAACCAGGCCCCCACCCGCCCGGGCTCGTGGAAGGGCGACCGGCGGTCGTAGCCCCAGGAGCTCCACCAGCTGAAGCGGCCCCTCGTCCCCGAGGCCTTCAGGTTGCCGGAGAGGGTCTCGGGGCGGTAGCCGGAGAGCTCGGCCTCGACCGTCAGCAGGCCCTTCTCGGCCCGGCGGGTGACGATGTTCACCACGCCCTGCAGGGCGTTCGCCCCGTAGAGGGTGGAGGCCGGGCCCCGGATGACCTCGATCCGCTCGATGGAGGCCAGGTCGACCGGCATCGCCAGCCAGAGGGGCAGCTGGAAGATCGGCAGGAGCACGTCGCGCCCGTCCACCAGCACCAGGATGTTCGAGCCCTCGTTGCTCGAGCCCGAGCGGGAGCCACTGGAGGGGAACGCGATCGTCAGGAGCCAGACGTCCATCCCCGGCACCGTGCGCAGGACGTCCGCGACGTTGTCGAAGGGCATCAGGCGCAGGTCTTCCCGGGTGATGACCGTGATCGCCGAGGGCGAGTCGTCGATCCGCTGGGCGCGGCGCGAGGCCGAGACGACGATGTCCTCCTG harbors:
- a CDS encoding TonB-dependent receptor; the encoded protein is MGGLLAVLCCAVAPGEVRAAEEGVPEEALIDEAALEAAFDFESLEDLDISDEFALLVQEDIVVSASRRAQRIDDSPSAITVITREDLRLMPFDNVADVLRTVPGMDVWLLTIAFPSSGSRSGSSNEGSNILVLVDGRDVLLPIFQLPLWLAMPVDLASIERIEVIRGPASTLYGANALQGVVNIVTRRAEKGLLTVEAELSGYRPETLSGNLKASGTRGRFSWWSSWGYDRRSPFHEPGRVGAWFFRSRNWLRYEGDEVEATLEVGGGAERGDIVTFAGNGDGYYEHLYVRADAIVHDWRLRFFFDLLDTELTLDLNLRMPNDPSMVMAQLPQPVFHPTRAYVADAERIWKLSDDLRLLTGLSTRLVHHGEGSFVTCPESAPTAFDPAACEPSVLFEGRVEGFTQLEWRVASSLELNAGVRAGYNTLVPEPGFSPRLTAVYRPMEHHTVRASVARAYRQPSFFEQKGHLLLEPGTLQDQDLFRRIQHIFATGLGGEELVNTKVDIAELGWRGRFLQEKLRVEVELYLSRYRDEIELDASSLWDVQYFAGLPIIGDEVKLVFESFPSKSWSAGAEIAASWRLPIEGLELDLAYGLDQVYERVELPGGEVEQRRNKREPTHHLILGARYGGEGLRLSAFAFWTSGFWGGHVSPDSILSPNRNTPLAANTLVFARAGWAFGLGGTEWEAGLQGHTPILGLEMRETSGEYLEDGSNYYGHPILPRLQGYLRSRF